A stretch of the Gammaproteobacteria bacterium genome encodes the following:
- a CDS encoding helix-turn-helix domain-containing protein, whose protein sequence is MSGQPTKYLGTREAAAFLGLSPRTLDRYRVTGEGPAFHKFGSRILYDKADLETWAAARRMTSTSDDRARGRRVA, encoded by the coding sequence ATGAGCGGTCAACCGACCAAGTATCTGGGCACGCGCGAGGCCGCGGCCTTTCTGGGGCTTTCGCCCCGCACGCTGGACCGCTACCGGGTCACCGGCGAGGGGCCGGCGTTTCACAAGTTCGGATCGCGCATCCTCTATGACAAGGCCGATCTGGAGACATGGGCCGCGGCGCGGCGCATGACGTCGACCTCCGACGACCGTGCGCGCGGCCGGAGGGTGGCCTGA